Proteins encoded by one window of Micromonospora coxensis:
- a CDS encoding Pr6Pr family membrane protein has product MSLRRRRLAVLFRLAIVISVLAGIVLTALGPATVTGLLPYFTIQSNVAVGLFAGYAAWRAWQELPEPPSALKGAVTLYITITGVVYHLVLANPASPFAMPQPDRALGEALGNQFLHTVVPLLAIADWALFDQRGRLRLRYAAWWLAFPLAYLGFALVRGLVVHRYPYPFIDAGELGYAGVSLSAVFFAFAFWLLGLLFVGIDRGLSRRPGRGPAVDPAVPAPRGDADEVVQGRPAGRR; this is encoded by the coding sequence ATGAGTCTGCGGCGTCGACGTCTGGCGGTGCTCTTCCGCCTGGCGATCGTCATCAGTGTGCTGGCCGGGATCGTGCTCACCGCGCTCGGTCCGGCCACGGTCACCGGCCTGTTGCCGTACTTCACCATCCAGAGCAACGTGGCGGTGGGCCTCTTCGCCGGCTACGCGGCCTGGCGGGCCTGGCAGGAACTGCCGGAGCCGCCGTCGGCACTCAAGGGCGCGGTGACGCTCTACATCACCATCACCGGCGTGGTCTACCACCTGGTCCTGGCCAACCCGGCCAGCCCGTTCGCGATGCCCCAGCCGGACCGGGCGCTCGGCGAGGCGCTGGGCAACCAGTTCCTGCACACCGTCGTGCCGCTGCTGGCCATCGCCGACTGGGCGCTGTTCGACCAGCGCGGTCGGCTGCGGCTCCGCTACGCCGCCTGGTGGCTGGCGTTCCCGCTGGCGTACCTCGGTTTCGCCCTGGTGCGCGGGCTGGTCGTCCACCGGTATCCGTACCCGTTCATCGATGCCGGAGAACTCGGCTACGCCGGCGTCTCGCTCAGCGCGGTCTTCTTCGCCTTCGCGTTCTGGCTGCTCGGGCTCCTCTTCGTCGGCATCGACCGGGGGCTGTCCCGGCGTCCGGGCCGGGGGCCGGCGGTCGACCCGGCCGTGCCCGCCCCACGCG
- a CDS encoding molybdopterin-dependent oxidoreductase, with protein MPLTDGSSAGAARPLPPGQRVAPLRRFGLPWFAGRVPAPPVAPVITIGGVVRRPTQVPVAELTSLGPRRDLVADLHCVTTWTATGLRWGGTPFAIVHLHLADLVHPHPRARWIGVTGLDGYRACLRLDDALADDVLLADTFDGAPLTGPVGAPVRLVAPRQYGYKSVRHVCAIDYLLDHEGGSAGWLGHPRARVGREERSRFLPGRVWRPIWRRAQPRVRRAYHAVDG; from the coding sequence GTGCCGCTGACCGATGGGTCCTCCGCCGGGGCCGCCCGGCCGTTGCCGCCGGGGCAGCGCGTCGCGCCGCTGCGCCGCTTCGGGCTGCCCTGGTTCGCCGGCCGGGTCCCGGCCCCGCCCGTCGCACCGGTGATCACCATCGGTGGGGTGGTCCGCCGGCCGACCCAGGTCCCGGTCGCCGAGTTGACGTCCCTGGGCCCGCGCCGCGACCTCGTCGCCGACCTGCACTGCGTCACCACCTGGACGGCGACCGGCCTGCGCTGGGGCGGGACGCCGTTCGCCATCGTGCACCTGCACCTCGCCGACCTGGTGCACCCGCACCCCCGGGCCCGCTGGATCGGGGTGACCGGTCTCGACGGCTACCGGGCCTGCCTGCGGCTCGACGACGCGCTCGCCGACGACGTGCTGCTCGCCGACACCTTCGACGGCGCGCCGCTGACCGGCCCGGTCGGCGCCCCGGTACGTCTCGTCGCCCCGCGCCAGTACGGCTACAAGAGCGTCCGGCACGTCTGCGCGATCGACTACCTGCTCGACCACGAGGGCGGCTCGGCCGGCTGGCTCGGGCACCCCCGGGCCCGGGTGGGACGGGAGGAGCGCAGCCGCTTCCTGCCCGGACGGGTGTGGCGGCCCATCTGGCGGCGGGCCCAGCCCCGGGTGCGCCGCGCCTACCATGCCGTCGACGGCTGA
- a CDS encoding DinB family protein, whose product MTTSERVLTGERADLAQTLTLHRGFLRQTVQGLTDEQAATRSTVSELCLGGLVKHVATVEERWARFMVGGEEAMQAEPLDWQNAFRMTEGETLSGLLDRYAEVAARTDELIGTLDLDTAWPLPQAPWFEAGATWSARRVLLHLIAETAQHAGHADILRESIDGAKTMG is encoded by the coding sequence ATGACCACTTCGGAGCGGGTTCTGACCGGTGAGCGGGCCGATCTGGCACAGACCCTCACCCTGCACCGCGGCTTCCTGCGGCAGACCGTGCAGGGGCTGACCGACGAGCAGGCCGCGACCCGCAGCACGGTCAGCGAGCTCTGCCTCGGCGGGCTCGTCAAGCACGTCGCGACCGTGGAGGAGCGGTGGGCGCGGTTCATGGTCGGGGGCGAGGAGGCGATGCAGGCCGAGCCGCTCGACTGGCAGAACGCGTTCCGGATGACCGAGGGTGAGACCTTGTCCGGCCTCCTCGACCGGTACGCCGAGGTCGCCGCCCGCACCGACGAGCTGATCGGCACCCTCGACCTCGACACCGCCTGGCCGCTGCCGCAGGCACCCTGGTTCGAGGCGGGCGCGACCTGGTCGGCGCGCCGGGTGCTGCTGCACCTGATCGCCGAGACCGCGCAGCACGCCGGGCACGCCGACATCCTGCGCGAGAGCATCGACGGGGCCAAGACGATGGGCTGA
- a CDS encoding DUF72 domain-containing protein, with protein MGEIRVGTSSWADRTLLRAGWYPRSVRTPADRLAHYSRHFGLVEVDTSYYAVPVPETTAGWVAATPPGFTFDVKAFSLFTGHPTPAAMLPRDLRPATGGTRVRRRDLPEESYEELWRRFRAALQPLAAADRLGVVLLQFPPWLVCGAAARRRIVELARRCRPWRVAVELRHGSWFEGAAAAETVTFLADHDLSMVCVDMPQGHPSSVPPIMVATAEPGLVRFHGHSPHWTDGGKEDRFRYAYSDGELRRWADLLTDLAGTTDELHVLFNNCCEGQAQRDAGRLAGLLGVTPATEPAEV; from the coding sequence ATGGGTGAGATTCGAGTGGGCACCTCCTCCTGGGCGGACCGGACGCTGCTGCGCGCGGGCTGGTACCCGCGATCGGTGCGGACCCCCGCCGACCGGCTCGCCCACTACTCCCGCCACTTCGGACTGGTCGAGGTGGACACCTCCTACTACGCGGTGCCGGTGCCGGAGACCACCGCCGGTTGGGTGGCCGCCACCCCGCCCGGGTTCACCTTCGACGTCAAGGCGTTCAGCCTCTTCACCGGGCACCCGACCCCGGCGGCGATGCTGCCCCGGGACCTGCGTCCGGCCACCGGCGGAACCCGGGTCCGCCGCCGGGACCTGCCGGAGGAGTCGTACGAGGAGTTGTGGCGCCGGTTCCGGGCGGCGCTGCAGCCGCTGGCGGCGGCCGACCGGCTCGGCGTGGTGCTGTTGCAGTTCCCGCCGTGGCTGGTGTGCGGCGCGGCCGCCCGGCGGCGCATCGTCGAGCTGGCCCGCCGGTGCCGGCCCTGGCGGGTGGCGGTCGAGCTGCGGCACGGATCCTGGTTCGAGGGCGCGGCGGCGGCCGAGACGGTGACCTTCCTGGCCGACCACGACCTGAGCATGGTCTGCGTGGACATGCCGCAGGGGCATCCCTCCTCGGTCCCGCCGATCATGGTGGCCACCGCCGAGCCGGGGCTGGTCCGGTTCCACGGGCACAGCCCGCACTGGACCGACGGCGGCAAGGAGGACCGCTTCCGGTACGCGTACTCCGACGGAGAGCTGCGCCGCTGGGCGGACCTGCTGACCGACCTGGCCGGCACCACCGACGAGCTGCACGTGCTGTTCAACAACTGCTGCGAGGGGCAGGCCCAGCGGGACGCCGGCCGGCTGGCCGGGCTGCTCGGCGTGACCCCCGCGACGGAGCCCGCCGAGGTCTGA
- a CDS encoding GTPase activator, giving the protein MTHEQQRPGVPDDAEARRVREAEEAHGGSMAPGVVDETGRPVAEPPPAPAGDEDGTGS; this is encoded by the coding sequence ATGACGCACGAGCAGCAGCGGCCGGGCGTGCCGGACGACGCGGAGGCCCGCCGGGTCCGCGAGGCCGAGGAGGCGCACGGCGGCAGCATGGCCCCGGGCGTGGTGGACGAGACCGGCCGGCCGGTGGCCGAGCCGCCGCCGGCGCCGGCCGGCGACGAGGACGGCACCGGCTCCTGA
- a CDS encoding SGNH/GDSL hydrolase family protein, whose amino-acid sequence MRLRPTPAVGSLVAGLLLTLGLATPAAAAGTDYAALGDSYSSGVGINSYDGTSGSCLRSPKAYPQLWANSHTVATFRFVACSGATTREVLNNQLGALNSGTDLVTISIGGNDAGFADVVTTCRLGSDSSCAGAVNTAKSYITNTLPGRLDETYRAIRSRAPGARVVVLGYPRLFELGSCGFGSISEYKRSLLNGGSDTMSGVISARAGAAGFSYVDVRSRFAGHGVCASSPWINGTTWPIVESYHPNASGHSAGYLPALSATTG is encoded by the coding sequence ATGCGTCTCCGCCCCACCCCCGCGGTCGGCTCCCTCGTCGCCGGTCTGCTCCTCACCCTCGGGCTCGCCACCCCGGCCGCCGCCGCCGGCACCGACTACGCCGCGCTCGGCGACTCGTACTCCTCCGGCGTCGGCATCAACAGCTACGACGGGACCAGCGGCTCCTGCCTGCGCAGCCCCAAGGCTTACCCGCAACTGTGGGCCAACAGCCACACCGTGGCCACCTTCCGCTTCGTCGCCTGTTCCGGGGCCACCACCCGGGAGGTGCTGAACAACCAGCTGGGCGCGCTGAACTCCGGCACCGACCTGGTGACCATCTCCATCGGCGGCAACGACGCCGGCTTCGCCGACGTGGTCACCACCTGCCGGCTCGGCAGCGACAGCAGCTGCGCCGGCGCGGTCAACACCGCCAAGTCGTACATCACCAACACGCTGCCGGGACGCCTCGACGAGACGTACCGGGCGATCCGCAGCCGGGCGCCGGGGGCCCGGGTCGTGGTGCTCGGCTACCCGCGCCTGTTCGAGCTGGGCTCCTGCGGCTTCGGCAGCATCAGCGAGTACAAGCGCAGCCTGCTCAACGGCGGCTCGGACACGATGTCCGGCGTGATCTCCGCGCGCGCCGGGGCGGCCGGCTTCAGCTACGTCGACGTCCGGAGCCGGTTCGCCGGGCACGGGGTGTGCGCGTCCAGCCCGTGGATCAACGGGACCACCTGGCCGATCGTCGAGTCGTACCACCCGAACGCCAGTGGGCACTCCGCCGGCTACCTGCCGGCGCTGAGCGCCACCACCGGCTGA